The Natrinema versiforme genome segment GACTGAACGCCTCCACCTCGACAAAATCACACCGATTGGAATGATGGTCGTTACTATCGGGGACGCCAGTGAACAGACGAGTATTCCAAAAAGACTGGCCTCACAGATACTGGTTTCGCCGCTGGATGGCCCATAACTCATACAGTGGTCGTGGATCACGAGTCTCGACGCACTGTCTTTCAACGAATCGCCCAACAGCCGTACGTCGAGTGGCCAGCTTATGACTCGACACCGCTCTACGACCGAACCTCGCTCGCCGGGTTAGAATCGGACGTTCGAGTCATCTCAGGTGTCTGGTTTACGCACCCAGATCATAATTCACTCGAAGAGTTCGTCTGCGAACTCCCGATAGCCTACTTCAGATTCGAAGCTCACGACCGCTACGGAAGTTCAACACGATACGAGATGGACACCCTCTTTCGTGTATTCGTGCTAAAAGAACTCCACGGGTGGCAGCACGAAACATCTCTCCTCAAATACCTCAATAGTCACCCGGCACTCTGCGAACGTCTAGGATTGGGGTCGGTCCCCAATCAATCGACACTGTGGCGCACTCGGAGCGAGCGCTTCACGCGAGATTTGTGCGAGACGGTCAAGAAAGTGGCTCGCACTATTCTCATCAAGGCCCAGAACGCGGATGTCGCCATCCCGCGCGAACCAGAACGAAACCTCCCGCCTCAAGGAGACGACGCGGATGAATCGGACCCAGACAAGCATACCATCCTCGACGAAGCAGGGACGATTACCGAGCACATTAATCGCGTCGTCTTCCCATCGTTCTCGTTGAATCGTGGCGACGGCTGTGAAATCCACGAGAACGCCTACTGGGACTTACAGACGTATCTAGGGCTTCGTGAGATTGGCCGCTAACGAAGGTGCTCGCAGTTTCGTACATGAATCAACACGGGAGAGAACACCGCTCGGACACGCTCATCGCGACCACATCCGTGATCTTTCTTTCGTGCAGATCCGCGAGATGTATCGACAGGCGATCCGAAACCTCATCGACGAGGTCGCAGAAACGGAGGAGTTCTTCCGGGCCGGAATCGTCGCCATAGACATCACCGAGGCAGACCCCTTCATGGGCGACCGCACCGGCCACGAGGACGAGATCATCGGAACGAAAGAGAACACCGACGAATACGCCTATCAGTGGGCCACAGTCCAGTTGGTCGGGAACGCTGTTCCACTCGTGCTTGATGCTCGTCCCGTGCGGAAAGGCGAATCACGCAAGGAAATCGTCGAAGATTTGCTCAACTCTGCTGAGGGCCTCGTTCACGTCGACAACGTCTTGATGGATCGGGAGTTCGATAGTCAACACGTTCTGGAGATGATTAGCCAGCGCGGGCTGTCGTATGTCGTACCGAAGCGAATGCAGACCAGTGAGAAAGCTCAGGCGAAGCGATTACTCAAACACGGGAAAGACCGCTACGAGACCGACAGAAAGCTCCATCTCGGGAAGAATAAGTGGCACGAGACGACACTCATCTATCGACGGAAAGAAGACTCAGAACACGACGATCATCGACAATATTCGGTGTTCATGACAAATCGAGGGAGTGGACACCTCACAGAGTACGGGTATCGGTGGGAGATCGAAAGTGGGTACAGGTCGATCAAACGGTTCATGGCGGCGACGACGTCGAAGAATTTCGGGCTTCGATTCTTCTACTTCGCATTCGCCTGTTTGCTGTACTCTATCTGGCGAGCAGTCGATTTGCTCGTCCAGGTCGCGTTGACCGGTGAATATGAACATTCACCGATCGTGACGGCCGACAACACGCTTACGCTGTTGAAGAAGGAAACCGGAATCGGATAGCGAGGATCTCTACCCATAGTAGCCCGGCGTCCGAGTGGCTACACTACCCGCAGTCTCGGAAGCACTCGAGATTAGTTGACCATCCAACAATAATGGCCGGTCAGAAAGCGATCTGAATCATTTTCTACTCATCGATTCGTCCGAAACCACGCATCACAGCCCCGCTAAACCCGCCGTAGTCTCAACTTCAGAGGCCCGAGATTTTGTATAGCGATATACGATATACAATTTCCTGTAGTGCGGAATTCCGACGGTAAGAGACTCTAGACCTCCGAATTCTTCCGATGGGCCGAATACAGAATGTGGTCCTGATTATGCCCGTAATCACGACCACTTTGAAGTACCCCGGCGCCGTCGGTGAAGCACGAATGCTGCAACCGCCTCACGACGACGCTTCCCCCAGGGTAGAGGACCCGAGACCGGGGCTGCAGGACGGTGGAGGGCCGGTGAATGCCTGACCGAGCGCTTTCGACGCCGCTCGACGACAGCTTCGAGCGCTACCTCCAAGACAAGGGGAAAGGCCGGGGCGGCGGCGGTGGGAACTATCGACGTAACGCTGCACGCGAGCTCGAACGGTTCGCCGAGTGGGCCGCCGGCGACCGCGGCGACGACGACTGGACCGGGATCGTCCCCGACGACGTCGACCGGGAGCCGACATTCGACGATCTCGACGAACGCGTGTTCCGGGAGTATGCCCGGCATCTCGGTGGAGATCGGGGACTCAAGCAGAACACGGTACAAACTTATTACCGCTATATCTCTGCCTGGTGTGGCTGGTGCGTCAACGAAGGGTATCTCGAGGCGCATTACGCGCAGCGGGCGAGTGCGATGGCGCCGTTACCGGAGGACGACGGTCGCAAGCCCGGCGACCAACAGGCCTGGACGTCTGAACAGCGCCACGCCCTCACCCGCCACGTCGACGAACGGGCCCGCGACGCCGTCGAGGCGTACAGGACACTCCCAGAGGATACTGACCCCATCGATAAGCAGCGAGCGCGCTACGCGGCGCTGAAGGCGGCTCGTGACCGGGCGCTGGTGTTCGTCCTCGCGTACACAGCTGTCCGTGTCGGGGAACTCCTCCGAGATCCGAACGACCCACGCCGGCGCGGCGTTCGCTGGGAGGACCTTTCCCTCGACGACGGGAGTATGGACGTCTACCGGAAGAAACAGCAGTGGGACGCCGCGAGCCTTCCCGATCCGGTGATTTCTCCGTTGCGGAGCTACCGTCAGCTGGTGGACCCGCCGACGGACCGCTGGCCGGTGTTTCCGACGTTCGACCAACGGACGCTCGCAGAGCTCGTCCGGGAAGAGCTAGCCGAACGAGGGGAACGCCCAGAAGGAATCGACGAGCGACGTGAGGCATGCGCCCGGGACCTCTTGCTGGCGCTCGATGAGAATATTCGGCCGCCGTCGATCACGACGGACGGCGCACGGTCGATTCTTCAACGGCTCTCGGAGGCCGCAGGGATCGACATCGACCATCCGAAACACGATTATCTTGCTCCGCACGGCGGTCGCCGAGGGATGGGTGAAGTCCTCGTCCGTGCATTCGGGTATACAGTTGCGGCTCGATATCTTGATAATTCCGAAGAGATGGTTCGAGAGCGGTACTCTCACATCGAGGCTGGTGAGTTAGGTGATGTCGCTACTGAGGCCCTCGAGGAGATCGATAGTGTACCGCAGTAACTTATTTCGAGTGAGAGGGGTAGACCGTCGCGTCAAACCGCTTTGACAGTGAATAGCGAGTCGTCACTGAGGACGACCTGTATCCGGCGGTGCCAGGCGTCAGCGAAAGCCTCTCGTTGCTGTTCAGTTGCCGATTCGTCGAGAATCCCTTGGAGGTTCCCGATTGCGGGTCCACCGTCAGGAACGTCGCTGACGTGGTAGGTCACTTCGACGGTCTCGTCCGTGTCGGTTCGCCGGAACCGGAACGTCGGCTCTGCCGTGTCCGGGTCGAACGCGTCGAAGACGAGGAGGTCGCGGCGGCCGCCGTAGCCGCCGGCGAGCCCGCTGAATCCGTCGTCTTCGGTCGCGCCAGTAACGTACGAGATGATGCGGCTCATCACGCCATACGCAGCATCGTCCTGCGGGCCGGCCGCCTGCACCTCGATTTCGCTCCGAACTGGATAGTCGTCGGGATACAGGGCGTCGAGCCCCAACTGGACGATCCGGTAGGCGCCCGAGGCAGTCGGACAGGAATGTCCCGCCTCTTTCACCGCGTCTCTATAGGTGATGACGAACGGGTCACCCGGTTCGAGAACGCCGAGGGCCTCCGCGACAGGGTCGCGAATTTCGATCGGATCGACGTCGTAGTCTACCTTCCAATTGGTTCTAGTCTGGGTCTCGGCGGTCGCAGTCGAGTTTGATGTCATGAGTGGTGGTGATGATCGTATCTAGTGGTCAGTGGCGAAGCAGTCGCATCCCGTTGAGGATGACCGCGAGGACGCTGGCCTCGTGGACCAACATTCCCGCGGCGAGGGTGACGTAGCTGGTGAGCACGCCCGCGAGCAGGACGGTCACGGTCAGCACTGCGAGCCCGACGTTCTCGAGGACGTTCCAGCGCGTCGCCTTGCTGAGTTTGACCGCGTAGGGGATGCGGTCGAGGTCGTCGGCCATCAACGCCATGTCTGCCGTTTCGATGGCGGTGTCCGTCCCGGCGGCACCCATCGCGATGCCAACGTCGGCGGTCGCCAGCGACGGCGCGTCGTTGATGCCGTCGCCGACCATCGCGACCACGTGGCCGTCGGCTTGGTAGGCCTCGATGACTGTCTGCTTGTCCTCGGGGAGGAGTTCGGCGCGGTACTCGTCGATGCCGACCTCCTCGGCGACGGCGGCGGCCGTCCGCTCGTTGTCGCCGGTGAGCATCACCGTCTCGATGCCGACGTCCTGAAGCGCCGTGACGACCCCAGGAGCTGCCTTCCGGAGCTCGTCCCGCAGTGCGATTGCGCCGATGATGTCCCCGTCCCGGACGACGTGGACGACAGTTTCGCCGCGCTCCTCACGCTCGCGGACGTAGTCGGCGATCCGACTGGGGACGTTAATGTCGCGGTCCTCCAGCAGTGCGCGATTGCCGACAACAACTTCGGTGCCCTTGGTATGGGCGATAACGCCCTTACCAGCGACCACGTCGAAATCGTCCGGACCGGGAATCGACCTGCTCCCCGCGTCCGTCTCGTCCGCCTGGGCGACCGTCGCCCCACCGTCCGTCGCAGCAGTCGGGCGCTCGCGGGCTGCGTCGACGATGGCGTCGGCGAGGTGGTGTTCGCTCTTCTTCTCGGCGGTCGCCGCGAGCGTGAGGACGTCGTCGGCGGCGATACCGAAACCTTCGATATCGGCCACGGTGGTTTCGCCTTTCGTGAGGGTCCCGGTCTTGTCGAAGGCGACGAGGTCGATTTTGCCGGCGCGTTCGAGGTGTTCGCCGCCCTTCATCAGCACGCCCGATCGGGCGGCGTTGCCGATGGCCGAGACGATGCTGACCGGTGGCCCGATGACCAGCGCGCCCGGACAGCCGATGACCAACAGCGTCAGCGACAGGATCGCATTCTGCGTGACTGCATACGCACCGATGGCCAGCACGATGACGGCCGGCGTGTAGTACTTCGCGAACCGGTCGATGAGACTCTCCGTGGGCGACTGGGCCTCTTGGGCCTCCTCGACGCGACGGATGATACGTTCGAGAGTCGTGTCCGAGCCCGCACCCGTCGTCCGGATTTCTAGCGCGCCCTCCTGGTTGACCGTCCCGGCGTAGACTTCGTCGCCGTCGGCCTTGTGGACGGGCGCGCTCTCGCCTGTGACCGGCGCCTGGTTGACGGCGCTTTCGCCGTCGACGACCTCGCCATCGACCGGAATCTTCCCGCCCGGCTTCACGACGACGACCTCGCCCGCTTCGACCTCCCGGGCGGGAACCTCTTGGAGTTCCCCGTCGCGACGGACGGTGGCCGTGTCGGGCGTCATCTCCAGCAGCTCCTGGAGGGCCGTCCGGGTCTTCCGCATGGTCCGGCCCTCGAGGTAGCTGCCGAGGCTGAACAGGAAGACGACGGCGGCAGCCTCCCAGTACTCGCCGATGACGATGGCACCGATAGCGGCCAGCGTCACCAGCGTCTTGATACCGAGCGTCCGGCTGGTGACCTCGTGGTAGGCGGTCTTGGCGATGTCGTAGCCACCCACGATTGTCGCCAGGACGAGGATGGCGGCGCTTGCCATCTCGAAACTCGTGAGGTAGCCCAGACTCCAGCCACTGCCGTACAGCAGGCCGCTCGTCGCCGTGACGATTGCCTTCCGGTGTTTTTGGTAGTACTGCGTGATCGATTGTTTGGTCATGGTGTTA includes the following:
- a CDS encoding phage integrase SAM-like domain-containing protein, which produces MPDRALSTPLDDSFERYLQDKGKGRGGGGGNYRRNAARELERFAEWAAGDRGDDDWTGIVPDDVDREPTFDDLDERVFREYARHLGGDRGLKQNTVQTYYRYISAWCGWCVNEGYLEAHYAQRASAMAPLPEDDGRKPGDQQAWTSEQRHALTRHVDERARDAVEAYRTLPEDTDPIDKQRARYAALKAARDRALVFVLAYTAVRVGELLRDPNDPRRRGVRWEDLSLDDGSMDVYRKKQQWDAASLPDPVISPLRSYRQLVDPPTDRWPVFPTFDQRTLAELVREELAERGERPEGIDERREACARDLLLALDENIRPPSITTDGARSILQRLSEAAGIDIDHPKHDYLAPHGGRRGMGEVLVRAFGYTVAARYLDNSEEMVRERYSHIEAGELGDVATEALEEIDSVPQ
- a CDS encoding cation-translocating P-type ATPase; translation: MTKQSITQYYQKHRKAIVTATSGLLYGSGWSLGYLTSFEMASAAILVLATIVGGYDIAKTAYHEVTSRTLGIKTLVTLAAIGAIVIGEYWEAAAVVFLFSLGSYLEGRTMRKTRTALQELLEMTPDTATVRRDGELQEVPAREVEAGEVVVVKPGGKIPVDGEVVDGESAVNQAPVTGESAPVHKADGDEVYAGTVNQEGALEIRTTGAGSDTTLERIIRRVEEAQEAQSPTESLIDRFAKYYTPAVIVLAIGAYAVTQNAILSLTLLVIGCPGALVIGPPVSIVSAIGNAARSGVLMKGGEHLERAGKIDLVAFDKTGTLTKGETTVADIEGFGIAADDVLTLAATAEKKSEHHLADAIVDAARERPTAATDGGATVAQADETDAGSRSIPGPDDFDVVAGKGVIAHTKGTEVVVGNRALLEDRDINVPSRIADYVREREERGETVVHVVRDGDIIGAIALRDELRKAAPGVVTALQDVGIETVMLTGDNERTAAAVAEEVGIDEYRAELLPEDKQTVIEAYQADGHVVAMVGDGINDAPSLATADVGIAMGAAGTDTAIETADMALMADDLDRIPYAVKLSKATRWNVLENVGLAVLTVTVLLAGVLTSYVTLAAGMLVHEASVLAVILNGMRLLRH